DNA from Mucilaginibacter mallensis:
CTAAAACATGCCTGGCGAATATGCAAGGCGAAAAAGATTTCTCTATCGTTCGAAATGTCATTTTTTTTTAACTATTAAGCGTAGAGGCCTTTGCCCGCATGTTTCGAGTACCTCAACATGACCCCAGTTTTTCCAGACCTACGAAGTTTTAAAAACTTCGTAGGTCTCTTTACCCCTTGTCATTTTTTGTTTTAGATATCCCCCAATTCACCTCAAACAAAAAATGGGATGTATAATACATCCCACTAAAATCATTATAAGGTAACCCTCGAGGTATTTTTATATGATATTACTCGGCTGAAACTATCTTCAGGCAAACCGGGTTACCAATTTTAAGTGTTGAAACCACGCTGCCTATCCAACCCGATTTTTGATCGATCCTGTATACATAAATAGTATCGCTGTTTTGGTTAGATACTATTAAAAACTTGCCTTGCGGATCAATTGAAAAATCGCGCGGACCTTTACCAAGTGATGGTACACGGGCAACAAATGACAATTGACCGTTTTCAGCGTTTATAGCATACTGCACAATCTCATTAGCATTACCACGGTTTGATGCATATAAAAACCTGCCATCCGGAGATATCTTTATAGCAGCTGAACCAATATTGCCACCAAATTCAGGCCGCTTCATATCTACGGATTGTATTTGGGTAAGCTTTCCATTATCATAGGTATAGGCATTTACAAAGCCGCCTATTTCCTGCAACAGGTATACATATTTGCCATCAGCCGAAAAAACCATATGCCTCGGGCCATTACCCGGTGCTACGCTTACAAATGCAGGCTCAGCAGGGCTCAATGGTTGGGGTTTTGATGCCTTATAGCGCTGAACATTTATCTTATCTGTTCCCAGGTCGGTATACAATAAATACTTTTCATTGGGCGATAGCGCTGCCATATGCACATGCGGGCCTTCCTGCCTGTCTTTAACCGGGCCGGTTCCTGCATCCTGTATCACCTGCGATGCCGGACGAATAGAGCCATCTTTATTTACTGGCAATACGGCTAAACTACCGCTGCTGTAATTGGCAATAAATATATTTTTCTGATCCTTATCAACCGCAACAAAACATGGGTCGGCACCTTGCGATAGCTGGCTGTTGATAAATTTCATCTTGCCTGTATTTGCATTAAAAGTTAGCGCAGTTACGCCACCTTTTTTGTTTTCATTTACCGCGTAAACAAACTTATTGTTATCGCTAACGCACAGGTATGATGGGTTGGTGAACGCAGTATCATCAACATTGGTAAACTCATTTAAGTAGGATAGCTTTCCCGTTTCTTCATATAAACGGTAAACATAAATCCCCTTGCTGGTTCCATTGGTATAAGTACCTATCAACACATCATAAGTTGAGGGAACCGGTTTTTTACTTTGTGCATAGCTTAGCACCGGAAACAAAAACGAAACAATAAGCAGTAGTTTTTTCATGGTAAACATTGTTATAGCGTGCAAGTTAGTAATTAGGTGTTAAATGCAAAAAGTCCAAAGCGAAAGATATGTTTTGTAACAACATCTTTTACTTTGAACTTTCCACTTATAGCTTTTAGTGCTTATTGAATCAAATGTTTTAGCTGGATAATTTCCTTCTCATCCAAATAACGCCAGCGGCCACGGGTAAGGTCTTTTTTGGTAAGGCCTGCGTAGATCACCCTATCCAGTTTTACAACCTCATAACCCAAATGCTCAAATATACGGCGAACTATGCGGTTTTTACCGCTGTGTATCTGTATACCTATTTCTCTTTTAGTACCACCTGTTACATATGAAATAGAATCCGGCTTAATTAAACCATCCTCCAGCTCCAATCCATATTGGATCTTGTTCATATCGCCTTGTGCCAAAGCTTTGCTTAATTCAACCTGGTACAGCTTGGTAACGTTACTGCGTGGGTGCGAAAGTTTATCAGCCAGATCACCATCATTGGTCATCAGCAATAAACCTGTGGTATTTCTGTCTAAACGGCCTATCGGGTAAATGCGTTCCCTGCTTGCTTTTTCAACCAGGTGCATAACGGTACGGCGTTCCTGAGGGTCTTCAGTAGTAGTTATATAATCCTTTGGTTTATTCAGTAACACATAAACCATTTTTTCGCGCTTAAGCAATTCGCCGTTGTAACGGATTTCGTCTTTTATCGGGTCGATTTTATGGCCCAGTTCAGAAACAACTTCGCCGTTTACCGAAACCACACCTGCTTCGATCAGCTCATCAGCCTTACGGCGTGAGCAGATACCTGCGTTAGCTATATAACGGTTAAGTCTTATTAATCCCGAATCTTTGTTTTCTTTCTCCTTGCGGCCACGTAAAGTTTTTACCGGCGCATCTTTATCACGGGTTATTTTATCATAAACAGGTTTATCTGTTTTGCGGTAAGGTTTATCGCCTGCATCAGCACGTTTTTTAAATCCGCCTTCTGCTGGCTTGCCTGCAAATTTCCTGTCGCCCGATCTTTCTCTCGGACCAGAACTTGTTGGCCTTGATTTTCTTTCGCCGCCTTCATCACCACCAAAGCTTCTTTTTGGCCTGTCATCGCTGGAACCAGCTCTGCCTGAATATGATTTATTGCGTGATGCAAATGATGGCTTATCATCTGCCGAACTTACCCTGCCTGAGTAAGGTTTGCTGCGCGCTTGCCTTTTCTCGCCTGAATCGCTGCCGAAACTTTTTTTAGCACGATCGTCGCTATCTGCAGGTCTGCCTGTGTATGGTTTGTTGCGGGGTACAAAAGTTTTCTTTTCGCCACCGGTAAAGCTGCTTCTGTTTTCACCATCGCCCTTGCCTGCGTATGGTTTGCTGCTACCCGATGAAGAATATGATCTCTTCTCGCCTTGTTTTTCGTTGCTAAAGCTTTTTGGGGCTCTTTTACTATCCGCCCGATCGGGGCTTCCGGTTGATCTTCCACGGGATGCGGAAAATGATTTTTTCGAACCTTCAGTACCGCCTGATCTGCGGCCTGATGATTGATTTGATTTGTCGTCGCGACTATTTCCTGGTCTCTTAAATACCATATGTTTTTGATTAACACTTCTCAGCGTGAGGGGTCAAAGTTACACATTTTTAAACAATTTTTAAACTTTTTTGTTCGTGTAAAAATCGCTGTTTAAAGCAGTTTAAACCAAGATTTTAAGGGTGCTTTTGAGGGGCTCAAAACACTAAGGTATTGGCAAGTATTTGATAATGTGATTCATATACCATACCTTTGCCGCAGGTTCTACCTATAATTGTACATATGAATAAAAACGAAATGATTAAAAAACACTTAATTACGTGCTCCGTAATATTCGTGCTGGTTGTCATTTCCAGATTTACATTTAGCAATGCGGCGGTATCAAAACCGGCCCCGGCTACTGTAACTAATCACGTAAATTCCCGGTATATTTTCACAAAAAATACTGCCGAAAATGATTTAAATTTTGCCGACGAGGCAATACCTGTTAACGATAAAAGGGTTGACAGGAAAATGAAGACAACATTACAAAAACATGGTTTCAGCTGTATACAATCAAACGTATTGCAGCGCAAAGCGGAAAAATTATTCCCCATCATTGTGCCTATTTTAAAGGCCTATGGTATCCCCGAAGATTTCAAGTACATTCCTTTGGTTGAATCGGGCCTGTGTAATGGCATTTCGCCTAAAGGTGCGGCAGGTTTATGGCAATTTATGCCCGGCACAGCACGCACCTATGGTTTAAAGGTAGGCCATGGCGTTGATGAGCGGTTAAACATTAAAAGATCAACCGTTGCTGCTTGTAAGTACATTAAAGAGCTGTATGGCGAGTTCAACAGCTGGACTTTAGCTGCAGCGGCTTACAACAACGGCGAGATCAAACTGCAAAAACAGATCCGCAAGCAAAACGAGGACAATTATTTCCGTATGCATTTAAACCGCGAAACCGGTGTATATGTATACAATCTTATTGCCATGAAAGAGATCATCAACAGGCCTGCCAAGTACGGTTATAAAGAACCTTACACCGGCATGCCTGCACCGCATCTGCTGGCATATAATTAATTTGTAAAAAATTACGGAGCACTTATCAGGCCGGTCCGCCAAATGGCAGATCGGCCTTTTTTTGCGTATATTTGTGGGGAACTAATGAGTGAGTTGGCAAATGAGTGGATGAGTGAATTGTTTTATGATTGAGTGAGTTAGATTTTAATATTCACTCAATCACTAATACATTCAATCACTAATTACATCTCCTCATCAACTATAAAATATGATTAACAAACCTCTCGATCTGGGCGAGCAAAGTGAAGTTGAAGTTTACGGGGCCCGGGTACATAATTTAAAAAATATCGATGTTTCATTTCCGCGCAACAAGCTGGTAGTAATTACCGGGCTGAGTGGCAGTGGAAAATCATCGCTGGCCTTCGATACTATTTATGCCGAAGGGCAGCGCCGTTATATGGAGACATTCTCCGCTTATTCACGCCAGTTTATGGGCGGTATGGAGCGGCCTGATGTGGATAAGGTTTCGGGCCTGAGCCCGGTTATCGCCATAGAGCAAAAAACTACCAGTAAAAACCCGCGCTCAACCGTTGGTACCATTACCGAGATCTACGATTTTATGCGCTTGCTTTTTGCCCGTGTAGGCGAAGCATACTCCTATGAAACAGGCGAAAAAATGGAGCGCATGTCTGAAGATCAGATCCTGAAAACCATTTTTGAAAGATTTGACGGACAACCGGTTAACATATTAGCCCCGGTTGTAAAAGCCCGCAAAGGCCACTACCGCGAATTATTTGAATCGATCCGCAAGCAGGGCTACCTAAAGGTTTGGATTGATGGCGCAATGGCCGATGTTGAGCCCAAAATGCAGGTTGATCGTTATAAGATCCATGACATTGATGTGGTGGTTGACCGTTTGATTGTTAGTCAGGCTGATAGCAAGCGTTTATATACCTCTATACAAGCTGCGTTAAAGATCGCCAAAGGCATTATCCGGATCGGCGATAAGGATAATAATGTATCCTATTTCAGTAAATATCTGATGGACCCGGTTTCGGGTATTTCATATGATGAACCACAACCAAACACATTCTCGTTCAATTCACCGTATGGTGCTTGTGAAAAATGTAATGGCCTGGGTTATATTTTTGAGGTTGATGAAGCTTCGGTTATCCCCAACCCAAAACTGAGCATATTAAACGGTGGCCTCGCTCCTTTGGGCGAATACCGCGAAACTTGGATCTTCCAGGTATTAAAGGCGCTTGCTAAAAAATACGAGTTCAGCTTATCCACACCTATCGAAAAATTAGAGAAAGAGAAACTGGACATCATCCTCAATGGCTCCAACGAAATGGTAACCGTTGCGGTTGAATACAATAAGTGGAACGTACAAAGCTACCAGATCACATTTGATGGTATCATCCGCATGCTGGAAGAGCAGCAGGAACGCCGAGGCGATGAAGGCATGGACGATATGGAAAACTATCGTGTATTAAGGACCTGCCCGGTATGTGATGGCGCAAGACTTAAAAAAGAATCGTTGCACTTTAAGGTCGACCATAAAAACATCTTTGAGTTGGCCACCATGGATATTAACGACTTGCAGGACTGGTTCAATAACCTGGAAGACCGTTTAAATGAGCGTCAAAATATTATCGCCAAAGAAATACTAAAAGAGATCCGCGCCCGTATTGTGTTTTTGCTGGATGTTGGTCTGAGCTATTTAACGCTTGATCGTACAGCTAAAACACTTTCGGGTGGTGAGGCACAACGTATAAGACTGGCAACACAGATCGGTTCACAATTAATGAATGTGATGTACATCCTGGATGAACCAAGCATTGGTTTGCACCAGCGAGACAATGAAAGGCTCATCAACGCACTAAAAAACCTCCGCGATCTGGGTAATACAGTTTTGGTAGTTGAACACGATAAGGATATGATACTGGAAGCCGACCATGTGATTGACATGGGCCCGGCTGCAGGCGTTCATGGCGGCGAAATTGTGGCACAAGGCACACCTGCTGAATTAATGAAGGCGCACACACTCACCACATCCTATATTAACGGCGAGCGCGAAATTGCCATCCCAAAGACAAGGCGCGAAGGCAACGGCAAAACATTAAGCCTGAAAAAAGCAACCGGCCATAACTTAAAAAAGGTAAGTGCTGATTTCCCTTTGGGTAAAATGATCGGTATTACGGGCGTGTCGGGAAGCGGTAAATCAAGTTTGATAACGGAAACCCTGTATCCTATCCTGAACCATCACTTCTTCAGGGCTAAAAAGCACCCGCTGCCATTTGAAAAGGTTGAAGGGTTGGAAAATATTGATAAGGTGATTGAGATCGACCAATCACCAATTGGCCGTACACCACGCTCAAACCCGGCAACTTATACCGGTGTTTTCTCTGATATCCGTAACCTGTACGTACAATTGCCGGAGTCGAGGATCAGAGGTTACAAACCGGGTCGTTTCTCATTCAACGTAAAAGGCGGCCGTTGTGAAACCTGCCAGGGCGCAGGCATGAAGGTGATTGAAATGAACTTTTTACCCGATGTACAGGTACCTTGCGAAGAATGCGGCGGCAGGCGCTATAACCGTGAAACGTTGGAAGTACGCTATCGTGGTAAATCCATCAGCGATGTGCTGGATATGAGCATTGAGGATGCTACACCATTCTTTGAGCACATCCCAGCTATCTACCGCAAGGTTAAGACCTTGCTTGATGTTGGATTGGGCTATATCAGGCTTGGCCAGGCATCAACCACCTTATCTGGCGGCGAAGCACAACGTGTTAAACTGGCGACAGAGCTATCAAAAAAAGATACCGGCAATACCTTTTACATACTGGATGAGCCAACCACCGGTTTGCATTTCGAGGATATTAACGTATTGCTTGGCGTTTTAAACCAACTGGTTGATAAGGGTAACACTGTATTAGTAATTGAACATAACCTAGATGTTATTAAGGTAGTTGATCACGTAATTGATCTTGGACCAGAAGGCGGCTCAGGCGGCGGCAGAATATTATTCAGCGGCACGCCTGAAGGTTTGTGTAAGGTAAAGGAGAGCTTTACCGGGCAGTTTTTGAAAAAAGAGATGGGGATAAAATAATACCTTCCATTAAAAAGACCGATATTCTTTATCCTCATTTTCTTATATTTGAATATGGAAACCAAAGAATTAACTTCTGATTCTCTTAACGAACAACAGTTAATGATGTTGCGCCTGTTAAAAAAACCAATGCCCGAAGGTGATTTTATACAGATAAGGCGGCTTGCGGTTAAATTATTGTCGAAGCAAGCGGACGAAGCTATTGAAGATTGGGAAGCTAAAAACAATATTACCAGCGATAGTTACGAGCAGCTAAGCAAAAAGCATTTCCGTAGTACTCCTAAGCATTAATGAAAGTAGTATTAGATTCTAATGTGCTTTTGGTTGCCCTTGGCAAAAAGAGCAGGTTCAGACCTATTTGGAATTCATTTATTGATGGTAAATATCAATTAATAATTTCTGATGACATTGTTTTTGAGTATACAGAAATATTACAACAACATTCCGCCAATGGCATTGCTGAAATAATCCTTGAAATATTTATTGAATCTCCGGATATCATATTTCAACAGGTCTACTATAATTGGAATGCTATTAAAGCCGATCCTGACGATAATAAGTTTTTTGATATTGCAGTTGCAGCCAATGCGGATTACTTAGTTACAAATGATGCTCATTTCAATGCTGTTAAAAATTTAGACTTCCCGTCTATCAAAATAATAACAGCAGACGAATTTATGAATATTATAAATTCATAATTCGTCTCAAACAAAAAGCATTAATCCTAACTTTAGGCTATATGCTGCCGTTATTGATATCTTCCCAAATTCGCGAAGCTGATGCTTATACCATCGCTCATGAGCCCATTACTTCCATTAATTTAATGGAGCGCGCCGCAAAGGCATTTGTGGGCTGGTTCATCAATCATTTCCCTGATAAAAAACAGGCGATATCCATTTATTGTGGCACCGGCAATAATGGCGGTGATGGGTTAGCCATAGCGCGGATGCTGTATGAGCATCATTATAAGGCCTTAAATATTATCATCACCCGCTTTTCTGATAAAGCCTCAGATGATTTTAATGCTAATCTTAAACGGTTGCAAAAGCCTATCCCCTTAACAGAAATAAAACCGGGCGAGGCTTTCCCTGCCGAAGAAAGCTCTGTAATTATTGATGCTATGCTGGGTAGCGGCCTGAACAAACCATTAAGCGGTGACTATAAAAATTTAGTAACCTACCTTAACGATCTTGACAAAACTATAGTCGCGGTAGATGTCCCTACCGGATTTTTTACAGATGGCGAAATAAAACCCGATGCCTCCGTTTTAAAGGCAGATTTGGTGATCACCTTTCAACAGCCAAAAATTAACTTTCTATTACCTGAATCGGGCCCGAATATTAGGTGCTGGGAGGCGGTTAATATCGGCATTGACGAGGGCTTCGTGAAATCATTAAACTCACCTTATCAGTTTGTGGGCGAAAAGGATATCCGTAAGCTTATCAAACCACGGCATAAATTCAGTAATAAAGGCACCTATGGCCATGCACTTATTGTTGCAGGGCAGGCTAAAACTATGGGGGCGGCTTTACTTTCTTCTGCGGGGTGCGCCCAGGCAGGTGCAGGCTTAACCACAGCATGTGTGCCCGAAAGCGGCCTTACTGCCCTAAATAGTTATATGCCCGAGATAATGGCTATTATACGTCAGGGCGATGACCTGCCCGAGATTGATTGGGATAAATTTACCGCGATAGGTATAGGCCCGGGTTTGGGCGATGATGAAAATACACTGGCATTACTAACCTACATCTTCACTAACTATAGAAAACCTGTGATTATTGATGCCGACGCGTTAAATGTACTGTCGGCCCACAAGGAGTTATGGGCTTTAATACCCGAAGGCAGCATTTTAACGCCGCACATGAAGGAGTTTGACCGTCTTTTTGGTGAACATACCAGTTGGTGGCTGCGGCTGCAAACGGCTATAGCGAAAGCGAAAGAGCTTAAAATATGCATCGTGCTAAAAAATGACTATACCATAACCGCTACTCCGGATGGTAAGGCGTATTTTAATTCAACAGCCAATGCTGCTATGGCCAGTGGTGGCATGGGCGATGTACTTACCGGCATTATAACAGCCTTGCTCGCACAAAAGTATGCCCCATACGAAGCCTGTATTATTGGTAATTACATACATGGTAAAGCAGGTGATGAACTTGCGCTGCCCAACCGGATGAATGTAGTTTTACCAGGCAAACTGGCTAATCAACTGCCAATTACTATGGCAAAATTAAGCGCATAAAAAAAGCGGTTGTAAGTATCGTACAACCGCTAACTATTAACTGATCTTATAAAGAACAAAATACTCTAAACTAAATTACCTATAAGACACCTATAGGGCACTAATAGTTACAAAACGTAAAAAAAAATAATATTGTTTTGTCAGATGTTAAAAACACACTAAAAAACCTGCATTTTAACTTAATTTAACAAAAAAGAAAGGGGTTTAGCTTTTGATAGCTATAAAACGGCTCCCATAACCATCATCTGATCCATGGTTGGGTTTACACTTCCACCTTTAGGCTCAAGCGTTACCGCAAAGGCCTGGGCCACGGCAATAGATTGCATTTGTTTCATGTCCACACTGTCGGATGTTTTATCAAAAACACCCAGGCTAACCGGCTTGCCACCTACCAGGGCCCATAGCTGGTATTGGTGTGCGCTATCATTCTGTGGCAATTGCAGATCGGCCATATCAATCATCACTTGTTTTTTGATCGGGCTAAAAGCAACTAACATTGAGGCGGATGTATGTTTGGCAGTGCCTTGTAGTTTTATAACCTTAAATGTTGGATCGCGGTAAATATTCAACTGGTGATCCATAAATTTAACCGTATTGGTAAAATGCTGGTTTGATGAGCTCAATGCTACCAATTGCGTGTTTGCTTCTTTCAACTGATCATACACATCAACCAATGCAGCAACGCTCAATATTAATAATGCCAGGCAGGCTGCAAAGGCATATTTGTAAAAGCTATTTGGTTTTGATGCTGTAAAAGCAATTAAATTATCTTTTTTAACAGGCTCCTTTTTGGTAGGGAAGGTATCATCATCACCAAAATTAGTTAGCAGGCTGTTCAATATTTTACCGCGAAGTTCTTCTGAAGGCTCAATGGCATTTTCTAAGGCATAGGCTTCCATGGAACGCTCAATTTCATCCAATTCGGCCTTTACAGCCGGATATTCTGAAATCATAGCTTCCACCTGGTTCTTTTCTTCCTGGGTAACATCACCCAGAACGTAAAGTTCCAATATGCCTGATTCAATATATGCCTTAATGTCTTCCACTACTCAACTTTCAATTAAAATGTTTTCTAAGTTCTAGTATAGCCATCCTTAAACGTGTTTTAATCGTACCCAAAGGAATGCCTAGCTCATCTGCTGCTTCCACATGAGTGTAACCTTTAAAATACACTAGTTCAAGAATAGATTTCTGCTCGGGTTTTAGTGTCTGAACCAGGTCTTTAACGCCTAATAGTTCAGGATTGTAAACTGTATTCCTTTGCTCGTCTATGAAAGTTACGTTATTTTCGAGTTCCTGGTTTTTGTTTTGATTCTTAAAATCCTTAGATCGTAGTTTGTCTATAGCTAAATTGCGTGCGATATTCATCATCCAGGTAAATAAACGCCCCTTTTCAGTACTATAGCTTGAGAATGAATGCCAGATCTTTACAAAGGTTTCCTGTAAAACATCTTCGGCGGCTGCCGTATCAATAATTATGCGTGATATTACACCGTACAACGAGGAGGAGTACATATCATAGAGTGCCTCTATGGCAATCTTTTCCCTGTTCCTTAGTGAAAACACTAATTCCTCTTCGGTGAGTGATATTTTACCCTTCTTAGTCAACAGGGTGAAGTTATAAAGAAAATTTAGATTTCAAACAAGTGTTTTTCAGCATGATACGATGAACGAACTAACGGTCCGCTTTCAACATATCTAAAACCCTTTTCTAAGCCAATTTGTTTGTAAAAGTTAAATTGATCGGGATGGATCCAGTCAATTACCGGGTGATGGTTACGTGTAGGCTGTAAATATTGGCCCAGGGTTAATATTTGCACACCTGCATTTAACAGATCATCCATCGCTTCCAAAACATCTTCTTCTCTCTCTCCCAAGCCCAGCATAATGCCTGATTTAGTGCGCAGGCCCGCTTTTGATATATGGCTCAAAGCTTCAAGGCTACGGTCGTACTTAGCCTGTATACGCACTTCTTTAGTTAAGCGGCGCACAGTTTCCAGGTTATGTGATACTACTTCGGGGCGTGTTTCCAGCACACGCTCCAAATTATCCCATATGCCCCTGAAATCAGGCAATAAAGTTTCCAGTGTAGTTTCAGGGCTTTCCCTGCGTATGGCATTTATAGTTTCGGCCCATATAATGGATCCGCCATCTTTCAAATCATCACGATCAACCGAGGTGATAACGCAGTGCTTAACCTGCATTAGTTTAACCGAGTTAGCTACGCGGTTGGGCTCATCCATATCAACAGCCAGCGGCCTGCCCGTGGCCACCGCGCAAAACGAGCATGAACGGGTACAAATGTTACCCAATATCATAAATGTGGCTGTACCGGCACCCCAGCACTCGCCCATATTAGGGCAATTACCGCTTTCACAAATAGTATGCAGTTTATGTGTATCAACCAAACTGCGCACATGGGCATATTCTTTCCCTACCGGGAGTTTTACCCTAAGCCAATCAGGCTTACGTTGCTTTTGCTCAACCGGTACTACAGGCAAATCAATCATAATGCAAATGTATGTAAAAACCCTTTATCCCCCTAACCCCCTAAAGGGGGAACATTATCAATATTACAGTTTGTTGATGTTTAATGTGATTTTTTGAAATGATAAGCTAAATTTGCTTGCATAAATTAACTTAAAAATTCCTCCTTTAGGGGGTTAGGGGGCTTTATGGCAACTATAGAAACAACTTACCTGAGCGACTTAAGAACAGAAGCCACTCACTTACAATCGGGCACTAAAATTATTACTGACGCACCCACCGATAACCAGGGCAAGGGTGAAGCATTTTCACCAACCGATCTGCTTGCAGAATCATTAGCGGGCTGCGCGTTAACTACCATGGCCATTGCTGCGAGGCCGCATCATATTAACATGGACGGCGCTACCTGCGAGGTAACTAAAGTTATGGCACCCAACCCACGCCGCGTAGCCGAAGTTGTGCTAAATTTTAAATTCCCGAAGGAATATACTGCCGATGAAAAGAAAATATTGGAAAATGCTGCCTGGGGATGCCCGGTAGCCGTAAGCCTACACCCCGATCTGAAAAAGACGATGGACTTTGGGTGGTAGATATTAAGTCGGAAAGTCAAGAAGTCCGAAAGACAGAAAGCTCAAAAAACCATTCTTTCTTTCGGACTTACCGACTTATGCGGACTTTCGGACTAAGCTACTAAAACTTCCAGTGCTTCTTCTACAGAGATCTCCCCGTGCGACTGATCAAGAATGCATTCACCATCCTTAATTAAAAGCATTTGCGGCGATTCATGGTGCACCTGAAAGTCCTGTGCTATTTGACTTGATATATCGCGGTGTTTTATCAGATCTAAAAAATACAAGGGCATATCAGCAGGCAGTTTATCCCAATCCAATTCAAAACGCCTCTTTGCCATCATGCTGATAGAGCAGCGTGTGCTGTGTTTAAAAATCAAGCTATATCCCGGTTGAGCCTTTATCGCATCAATCTGGTTCGCTGATTCCAACGATGTCCAATTCATAAAAAATTTATTTGTAGCCGCAAAAATAACGTAATTACAGTCTAAGCCTGTATTACTTTTAAGCGATTGAATAAAAAATGATATTCAAATGTTAACGGGAGTGGTGAGGGTAAGAATCGTAAGCAGGGCATAATTTATTTGAGCATGATGCCAGGCTGCCAAGTGTTAAAGCTATAACTGCTATGTAAAGTATTTTTTTCATCTTATCAATTTTCACTATTTACGGATTTTATCCCTTTAAGGTTTCAGCAAGATGCGCCATTTTTATTGCTGTAAACGCGGCCTCATCTCCTTTATTACCATGTTTGCCCCCAGCACGGTCAAAAGCCTGTTGATGATTATCGGTAGTTAACACCCCAAATATAACCGGTTTTGAATATTTAATAGATACATTGCTCACACCATTGGCAACAGCATTACAAATAAAATCGAAATGCCTTGTTTC
Protein-coding regions in this window:
- a CDS encoding NAD(P)H-hydrate dehydratase, with amino-acid sequence MLPLLISSQIREADAYTIAHEPITSINLMERAAKAFVGWFINHFPDKKQAISIYCGTGNNGGDGLAIARMLYEHHYKALNIIITRFSDKASDDFNANLKRLQKPIPLTEIKPGEAFPAEESSVIIDAMLGSGLNKPLSGDYKNLVTYLNDLDKTIVAVDVPTGFFTDGEIKPDASVLKADLVITFQQPKINFLLPESGPNIRCWEAVNIGIDEGFVKSLNSPYQFVGEKDIRKLIKPRHKFSNKGTYGHALIVAGQAKTMGAALLSSAGCAQAGAGLTTACVPESGLTALNSYMPEIMAIIRQGDDLPEIDWDKFTAIGIGPGLGDDENTLALLTYIFTNYRKPVIIDADALNVLSAHKELWALIPEGSILTPHMKEFDRLFGEHTSWWLRLQTAIAKAKELKICIVLKNDYTITATPDGKAYFNSTANAAMASGGMGDVLTGIITALLAQKYAPYEACIIGNYIHGKAGDELALPNRMNVVLPGKLANQLPITMAKLSA
- a CDS encoding anti-sigma factor, whose product is MEDIKAYIESGILELYVLGDVTQEEKNQVEAMISEYPAVKAELDEIERSMEAYALENAIEPSEELRGKILNSLLTNFGDDDTFPTKKEPVKKDNLIAFTASKPNSFYKYAFAACLALLILSVAALVDVYDQLKEANTQLVALSSSNQHFTNTVKFMDHQLNIYRDPTFKVIKLQGTAKHTSASMLVAFSPIKKQVMIDMADLQLPQNDSAHQYQLWALVGGKPVSLGVFDKTSDSVDMKQMQSIAVAQAFAVTLEPKGGSVNPTMDQMMVMGAVL
- a CDS encoding RNA polymerase sigma factor; this translates as MTKKGKISLTEEELVFSLRNREKIAIEALYDMYSSSLYGVISRIIIDTAAAEDVLQETFVKIWHSFSSYSTEKGRLFTWMMNIARNLAIDKLRSKDFKNQNKNQELENNVTFIDEQRNTVYNPELLGVKDLVQTLKPEQKSILELVYFKGYTHVEAADELGIPLGTIKTRLRMAILELRKHFN
- the lipA gene encoding lipoyl synthase; this encodes MIDLPVVPVEQKQRKPDWLRVKLPVGKEYAHVRSLVDTHKLHTICESGNCPNMGECWGAGTATFMILGNICTRSCSFCAVATGRPLAVDMDEPNRVANSVKLMQVKHCVITSVDRDDLKDGGSIIWAETINAIRRESPETTLETLLPDFRGIWDNLERVLETRPEVVSHNLETVRRLTKEVRIQAKYDRSLEALSHISKAGLRTKSGIMLGLGEREEDVLEAMDDLLNAGVQILTLGQYLQPTRNHHPVIDWIHPDQFNFYKQIGLEKGFRYVESGPLVRSSYHAEKHLFEI
- a CDS encoding OsmC family protein translates to MATIETTYLSDLRTEATHLQSGTKIITDAPTDNQGKGEAFSPTDLLAESLAGCALTTMAIAARPHHINMDGATCEVTKVMAPNPRRVAEVVLNFKFPKEYTADEKKILENAAWGCPVAVSLHPDLKKTMDFGW
- the ytxJ gene encoding bacillithiol system redox-active protein YtxJ; translation: MNWTSLESANQIDAIKAQPGYSLIFKHSTRCSISMMAKRRFELDWDKLPADMPLYFLDLIKHRDISSQIAQDFQVHHESPQMLLIKDGECILDQSHGEISVEEALEVLVA